One part of the Humulus lupulus chromosome 9, drHumLupu1.1, whole genome shotgun sequence genome encodes these proteins:
- the LOC133800487 gene encoding uncharacterized protein LOC133800487 yields the protein MCSRKSTRLAGRSGARDNDQGQTPPLVPENWQQLMADMQARLQSQDEHIRILQQQAPSGSVAPIVPPAMVPVVQPVEVGNKWEPLSERLRKQQPPIFEGGPDPLKAEQWMTMVTTILDFMRVEGHDRVACATYMLREDARIWWEVASQTRDVSALTWEGFKDLFSQKYYNVSIRAAKINEFVGLVQGSMTITKYALKFDRLMKFAPDLVPTDAARQDRFIRGLNAMIAQDVRITTVPGGTTYAQAVEKALTAEEAENKIWRESSVRREGHRVVPPYSGSGKGGGPSDLKRKTPEASTVPGSDRRGRGTQGGRQGGDDTWRTYPECTRCRRCHPSECQAKACYVCGVVGHLRKDCPTVKKGEIGKVDSLTPARVFTLTQAEAEASPSVVTGQLSSVGIPFTVLTDSGATHSFVSDKVIDRLCRPSEYSTSGFGTILPTGELVVSRRWIRALPVIVDGRELSIDLIELSMEDFDMILGMDWLVRYGATIDCRKKMVTFEPEGEEPFVFVGAVHGPRVPRISALRARYLLQGGRIGFLASVVDTTRVSPVGPEETRLVCEFLDVFPEDLSGLLPCREIQFVIELVPGIEPVSRAPYRMAPAELKELKIQLQELLDLGFIRPSYSPWGAPVLFVKKKDGTLRMCINYRELNKLTIKNKYPLPRIDDLFDQLQGKTVFSKIDLQSGYHQLRIKDEDIPKTAFRTRYGHYEFLVMSFGLINAPIAFMDLMNRVFKDFLD from the coding sequence atgtgttcaagaaaatccacgcgactagccggcaggtccggTGCTAGAGAtaatgatcagggccagacccctccgctagtccctgagaactggcagcagttaatggcagacatgcaggctcggcttcagagccaagatgaacatattcgaattctgcagcagcaggctccatctgggagtgttgcccctattgtgccacctgcaatGGTACCGGTAgtgcagccagttgaggttgggaacaaaTGGGAACCGTTGTCTGAGCGGCtcaggaagcaacagcccccgatctttgagggaggaccagatcccctgaaggctgagcagtggatgactatggtcactaccattcttgatttcatgagggtagaaggacatgacagggtggcctgtgccacttatatgttgagggaggatgcccgaatttggtgggaggtggcatcacaaactagagatgtttctgcattgacttgggaagggtttaaggacttgtttagtcagaagtattataatgtttccatcagggcagcaaagataaatgagttcgtggggctggttcagggcagtatgacaattacaaaatatgccttgaagttcgacagacttatgaagttcgcaccggatcttgtgcctactgatgcagctaggcaggacaggtttatcagagggctaaatgctatgatagcccaagatgtaagaattaccacagttcctggagggacaacttatgcccaggctgtggagaaggctcttaccgctgaggaagcagagaataagatatggagagagagttctgtgaggagggagggccacagggtggtgcctccatattctggttcaggtaagggtggaggccccagtgatttgaagaggaagacccctgaggcTTCGACCGTTCCTGGTTCTGAtcggagaggtcggggtactcaaggtggccgtcagggaggcgatgacacatggaggacttatccggaGTGCACGAGATGCAGGAGATGCCATCCGAgtgagtgtcaggctaaggcctgctatgtgtgcggggtggtgggacacctcaggaaggattgcccgacgGTGAAGAAGGGGGAgatagggaaggtggacagcttgactccagctcgagtgttcaccctgacgcaggcggaggccgaggctagtccctcggtagtgacaggtcagctttctagtgttggcattccttttactgtgttgactgattctggtgctacgcattcgtttgtatctgataaggtgattgataggttgtgtagacctagtgagtatagtacttcagggtttgggactattttgcctacaggagaactggtagtatctaggaggtggattagagcactgccagtgatagttgatggtagggagttgtcaatagacttgattgaattgagtatggaggactttgatatgattttaggtatggattggctggttagatatggagctaccattgattgcaggaagaagatggtgacctttgagccagagggcgaggaaccctttgtttttgtgggagcggtgcatggaccccgcgtacccaggatatccgCATTGAGAGCCAGatacttgttacagggtggacgtataggctttctggctagtgtggtggataccaccagagtttcaccagtaggaccagaggagaccagattagtttgcgagttcttggatgtgtttcctgaggatttgtcTGGGTTGCTGCCatgtagagagattcagtttgtcattgagttggtaccagggatagagccagtgtcaagggcaccatataggatggcaccggcagaactgaaagaattaaagatacagctgcaagagcttctggatttggggttcatcagacctagctactctccatggggtgctccagttctgtttgtgaagaagaaggacgggactttgagaatgtgcatcaactaccgagaattgaacaagttaactatcaagaataagtatcccctaccaaggattgatgacttgttcgatcagctgcagggtaagacggtgttctcaaagattgatcttcaatctggttatcaccagctgaggatcaaggatgaggacatacctaagacggccttccgaactcggtatgggcactatgagttcttggtcatgtcttttggtttgatcAATGCCCCAatagcctttatggatctaatgaacagggtgttcaaggatttcttagattag